From a single bacterium genomic region:
- the feoB gene encoding ferrous iron transport protein B produces the protein MTSTLDRTLTVAVAGNPNSGKTTIFNNLTGARQHVGNYPGVTVEWKEGLVRRGDLRLNLVDLPGTYSLTAFSEEELVARDYLLNHAPDVVINVVDASNLERNLYLTTELLEIGRPLVVVLNMSDAARDRGMIIDHHRLSQRLGVPVVPAVGNRNQGMDGIIGAVLEAANSRVHLPGTADQCRDAGPGLGSLAAPQRAIGGHVNYGPTVESAVARIEELLPESPHRRWQALKLLENDSHVLEGAMADSVRHGAAVIAAEFATTTTDDPDILLARLRYEYIGRLCSEVCRQVTTGRGVEMSDRIDRVAMHPVWGVPIFLAMMYVVFTLTFSLGNPLMDLIDRGFSVLGNFITGLWPVGTQSHLQSLLVDGIIGGVGGVIVFLPNIVLLFMAIAVLEGTGYMARAAFVMDRFMSKVGLHGKSFIPLLIGFGCTIPAIMATRTLESRRDRLITMMVLPLMSCGARLPIYALMIPAFFAPRSQGPVLWIIYVTGIVLALLGARLLRATLFRGENTPFVMELPPYRLPTARSLLIQMWTRAWLYVKKAGTVILGASIILWCLTFYPKPPAGWVPPADSGLPAGVPYEQIVDPAQRQSAELTYSVAGRVGHVLEPLISPLGFDWRIGTALVGATAAKEVFVAQMGIVFAVGEADETSDQLREQLRARYTPLVGLCIMMFALIATPCIATFAITRQESGSVKFALAQTLGLTALAWVITFGVYQVGMLLKLGVG, from the coding sequence GTGACGAGCACCCTCGACAGGACCCTCACCGTGGCCGTGGCCGGCAATCCCAATTCCGGCAAGACGACCATCTTCAACAACCTGACCGGCGCGCGGCAGCACGTGGGCAACTACCCCGGCGTGACCGTGGAGTGGAAAGAGGGCCTGGTGCGCCGCGGCGACCTGCGCCTGAACCTGGTCGACCTGCCCGGCACCTACAGCCTCACCGCGTTCTCGGAAGAGGAACTGGTCGCCCGCGACTACCTGCTGAACCATGCGCCCGACGTCGTCATCAACGTGGTCGATGCCTCGAACCTCGAGCGCAACCTGTACCTGACCACCGAGCTGCTGGAGATCGGTCGGCCGCTGGTCGTGGTGCTGAACATGTCGGATGCGGCGCGCGACCGCGGGATGATCATCGATCACCATCGCCTGTCGCAGCGCCTGGGTGTGCCCGTGGTGCCGGCCGTCGGCAACCGCAACCAGGGGATGGACGGCATCATCGGCGCCGTGCTCGAGGCGGCCAACAGCCGCGTGCACCTGCCGGGCACCGCCGACCAGTGCCGCGACGCCGGGCCGGGGCTCGGTTCGCTGGCGGCGCCGCAGCGGGCCATCGGCGGGCACGTGAACTACGGGCCCACGGTCGAGTCGGCGGTGGCGCGCATCGAGGAACTGCTGCCCGAGTCGCCGCATCGGCGCTGGCAGGCGCTGAAGCTGCTGGAGAACGACAGTCACGTTCTCGAGGGGGCGATGGCCGACAGCGTGCGCCACGGCGCCGCCGTCATCGCCGCCGAGTTCGCCACCACCACCACCGACGATCCCGACATCCTGCTGGCGCGGCTGCGCTACGAGTACATCGGGCGGCTGTGCAGCGAGGTCTGCCGCCAGGTCACGACCGGTCGCGGCGTGGAGATGAGCGACCGCATCGACCGCGTGGCCATGCACCCGGTGTGGGGCGTGCCCATCTTCCTGGCGATGATGTACGTGGTGTTCACGCTCACGTTCTCGCTGGGCAATCCGCTGATGGACCTGATCGACCGCGGCTTCAGCGTGCTGGGCAATTTCATCACGGGGCTGTGGCCGGTCGGTACGCAGAGCCACCTGCAGTCGCTGCTGGTCGACGGCATCATCGGCGGCGTCGGCGGCGTCATCGTCTTCCTGCCGAACATCGTGCTGCTGTTCATGGCCATTGCCGTGCTGGAAGGCACCGGGTACATGGCGCGCGCGGCCTTCGTCATGGACCGGTTCATGAGCAAGGTGGGGCTGCACGGCAAGAGCTTCATCCCGCTGCTGATCGGGTTCGGCTGCACCATCCCGGCGATCATGGCGACGCGCACGCTCGAGAGCAGGCGCGACCGGCTCATCACCATGATGGTGCTGCCGCTGATGAGCTGCGGCGCGCGGTTGCCCATCTATGCGCTGATGATTCCCGCCTTCTTCGCGCCGCGCTCGCAGGGGCCGGTGTTGTGGATCATCTACGTGACGGGCATTGTGCTGGCGCTGCTGGGCGCGCGGCTGCTGCGGGCGACGCTGTTCCGCGGCGAGAACACGCCGTTCGTGATGGAGCTGCCGCCGTACCGCCTGCCGACCGCGCGCAGCCTGCTCATCCAGATGTGGACGCGGGCCTGGCTGTACGTGAAGAAGGCCGGCACCGTGATCCTCGGCGCTTCGATCATCCTCTGGTGCCTGACCTTCTATCCCAAGCCGCCCGCGGGCTGGGTGCCGCCGGCCGATAGCGGACTGCCGGCGGGCGTGCCCTACGAGCAGATCGTCGACCCGGCGCAGCGGCAGTCGGCCGAGTTGACCTACTCGGTGGCCGGTCGCGTGGGTCATGTGCTCGAGCCGCTGATCAGCCCGCTGGGCTTCGACTGGCGCATCGGCACCGCGCTGGTGGGCGCCACCGCCGCCAAGGAAGTGTTCGTGGCGCAGATGGGCATCGTGTTCGCGGTGGGCGAGGCCGACGAGACCTCCGACCAGCTGCGTGAACAGCTGCGTGCGCGCTACACGCCGCTGGTGGGCCTGTGCATCATGATGTTCGCGCTCATCGCCACGCCGTGCATCGCCACCTTCGCCATCACCAGGCAGGAGTCCGGCAGCGTGAAGTTCGCGCTGGCGCAGACCCTGGGCCTGACGGCGCTGGCCTGGGTCATCACCTTCGGCGTGTACCAGGTGGGGATGCTGCTGAAGCTGGGGGTGGGGTGA
- a CDS encoding HNH endonuclease: MLARDRHRCATPGCGAARFLEVHHVIPRGRGGSNKADNLVTLCSRCHRFAHEQTGLAPAQVGAAGLAP; the protein is encoded by the coding sequence GTGCTCGCCCGCGACCGGCATCGCTGCGCCACGCCGGGGTGTGGCGCAGCGCGTTTCCTCGAGGTGCATCACGTGATTCCACGCGGACGGGGCGGGTCGAACAAGGCAGATAATCTGGTCACGCTGTGCTCGCGGTGCCATCGGTTCGCGCATGAACAGACGGGACTTGCGCCGGCGCAAGTCGGGGCGGCGGGGCTCGCGCCGTAA
- a CDS encoding HEAT repeat domain-containing protein: MMRTNCIPTRLVLAVLALSAACSLRTAPAAAAPPRAPAPAAAAGTPAPAAPPAPRTPGPAPAGTPAPGHFDDEKAALAAARAELDAARQALNREDFARAAALLEARREQILQTREAGNALYWEAFARYRLDRTSELRRAAELLRRQQADFDGAETARDGEALLARVYAELAQRGEVDAAREVRELSGNDDQREETRIQALHALLEMDPDRALPVLADILRGKRPASPSYRRNAVFLLCRTDDPRAEDLLIELAGGNTDADLLSEVVICLSMKDSDRSLDAIVAVFNRAEDPRVSESAAHAIGRHGGDRAFAVLTSLVRDRGADIERRRQALFSLSNSGRDKEVSALAQQVLRDESDSELLQVALLTLSRLDDAVPENVFLSIIENPRADDELRAQALHFAAQNGKLSVPQLRGVYDRAAGSELKMQVCHVLTQVEDRNQALDLLLVIARKETDPEIRQAAVYWVSEFEDDPRAAAFLLEVIEQE, translated from the coding sequence ATGATGCGCACGAACTGTATCCCGACGAGACTCGTGCTGGCCGTGCTCGCGCTGAGCGCCGCCTGCTCCCTGCGAACGGCACCGGCCGCTGCGGCACCCCCGCGAGCACCGGCACCGGCCGCTGCTGCCGGCACGCCGGCACCGGCAGCGCCACCGGCGCCCCGCACGCCTGGCCCGGCGCCTGCCGGCACCCCCGCTCCCGGGCACTTCGACGACGAGAAGGCTGCCCTCGCCGCAGCCCGCGCCGAACTCGACGCCGCCCGCCAGGCACTCAACCGCGAGGACTTCGCGCGCGCCGCGGCGCTGCTCGAGGCGCGGCGCGAACAGATCCTGCAGACGCGGGAGGCCGGCAACGCGCTCTACTGGGAAGCCTTCGCCCGCTATCGCCTCGATCGCACCTCCGAACTCCGGCGCGCGGCCGAGCTGCTGCGCCGCCAGCAGGCCGACTTCGACGGCGCCGAAACCGCCCGCGACGGCGAAGCCCTGCTGGCGCGCGTCTACGCGGAGCTCGCCCAGCGCGGCGAAGTCGACGCCGCCCGCGAAGTGCGCGAACTGTCGGGCAACGACGACCAGCGCGAGGAAACGCGCATCCAGGCCCTGCACGCTCTGCTGGAGATGGACCCGGACCGCGCCCTGCCCGTGCTCGCGGACATCCTGCGCGGCAAGCGCCCGGCCAGCCCCTCGTACCGCCGCAACGCCGTCTTCCTGCTCTGCCGCACCGACGACCCGCGCGCCGAGGACCTGCTCATCGAACTGGCCGGCGGCAATACCGATGCCGACCTCCTGTCGGAAGTCGTGATCTGCCTGTCGATGAAGGATTCGGACCGCTCGCTGGACGCCATCGTCGCCGTCTTCAACCGCGCCGAGGACCCGCGCGTCAGCGAATCGGCCGCGCATGCGATCGGCCGCCACGGCGGCGACCGCGCCTTCGCCGTGCTGACATCACTGGTGCGCGACCGCGGCGCCGACATCGAGCGTCGTCGCCAGGCCCTGTTCAGCCTCTCGAACAGCGGCCGCGACAAGGAGGTCAGCGCCCTGGCCCAGCAGGTCCTGCGCGACGAGTCCGACAGCGAACTGCTGCAGGTCGCCCTGCTGACGCTCTCGCGCCTGGACGACGCGGTGCCCGAGAACGTGTTCCTCAGCATCATCGAGAACCCGCGCGCCGATGACGAACTGCGCGCCCAGGCCCTGCACTTCGCCGCACAGAACGGCAAGCTGAGCGTACCCCAGCTGCGCGGCGTCTACGACCGCGCCGCCGGCAGCGAGCTGAAGATGCAGGTCTGCCACGTCCTGACCCAGGTCGAGGACCGCAACCAGGCGCTCGACCTGTTGCTGGTGATCGCCCGCAAGGAGACCGACCCCGAGATCCGCCAGGCCGCCGTCTACTGGGTCAGCGAATTCGAGGACGACCCGCGCGCGGCGGCGTTCCTGCTCGAGGTGATCGAGCAGGAGTAG
- a CDS encoding FeoB-associated Cys-rich membrane protein has product MGFSWELVAVGLLVAAAGAWAVRSLVRAMRKPGGCSSCAGSGSCPAVKGTDGGSCAADAEGESSRRGVALH; this is encoded by the coding sequence ATGGGCTTTTCGTGGGAGCTGGTCGCCGTGGGGCTGCTCGTGGCCGCGGCGGGAGCCTGGGCGGTGCGGTCGCTGGTGCGCGCGATGAGGAAGCCGGGCGGGTGTTCGTCGTGTGCGGGGTCGGGGTCGTGTCCGGCGGTGAAGGGCACTGACGGCGGGTCCTGCGCTGCGGATGCCGAGGGCGAATCGTCGCGACGGGGCGTGGCGCTGCACTGA
- a CDS encoding RNA polymerase sigma factor: MTRDSGSPAVRKPVDDHELTRRILSGDAQAERHLYDAHVDRIYRLAFRMSGDATLAEDLTQDAFLRAFDRLSGWRGDGPLGAWLHRVAVTVILGGLRRRGRVRRHETAVDEIEQLPVASPEPERDPALGRRLERAVAALDDVHRLAFVMHELEGFTHEEIAAASGAPVGTIKARLSRARGKLRLALVAGVER, encoded by the coding sequence ATGACACGGGACTCCGGAAGCCCAGCCGTCAGGAAACCAGTGGACGATCATGAGCTCACCCGCCGGATCCTGTCCGGCGACGCGCAAGCCGAACGGCATCTCTACGATGCGCATGTCGACCGGATCTACCGGTTGGCCTTTCGCATGAGCGGGGACGCGACACTGGCCGAGGACCTGACCCAGGATGCTTTCCTGCGGGCCTTCGACCGGCTGTCCGGCTGGCGCGGTGACGGTCCCCTCGGCGCCTGGCTGCACCGCGTGGCGGTGACGGTGATCCTGGGCGGCCTGCGCCGCCGCGGCCGGGTGCGGCGGCACGAGACGGCGGTCGACGAGATCGAGCAGCTTCCGGTCGCCTCGCCGGAGCCCGAGCGCGACCCCGCACTCGGCCGGCGGCTGGAGCGGGCGGTGGCCGCACTCGACGATGTGCATCGCCTGGCGTTCGTGATGCACGAACTCGAAGGGTTCACCCACGAGGAGATCGCGGCGGCCAGCGGCGCCCCGGTCGGCACCATCAAGGCGCGCCTGTCGCGGGCGCGCGGCAAGCTGCGGCTGGCCCTGGTCGCGGGAGTGGAACGATGA
- a CDS encoding metal-dependent transcriptional regulator: MRAEELQLSASLEDYLEAIYHTVAAKGAARAKDIVLRMGVHNSSVTQALRSLSEKKLINYAPYDVITLTDAGEALALGVVRRHETLSKFLNHVLGLPDAEADAEACRLEHAVSGGVLNRLVRFVEYFESCPQNDVRWDDAAGFFCNRAPGSHNGTCGRDECGGDMQLSDLLPKDAVDAARPKEAQ, encoded by the coding sequence ATGAGAGCGGAAGAGCTGCAGCTGAGCGCCAGCCTCGAGGACTACCTGGAGGCCATCTACCATACGGTGGCGGCGAAAGGGGCGGCGCGTGCCAAGGACATTGTCCTGCGCATGGGTGTGCACAATTCGTCGGTCACGCAGGCACTGCGATCGCTGTCCGAGAAGAAGCTCATCAACTACGCGCCCTACGATGTGATCACGCTCACCGACGCGGGCGAGGCCCTGGCGCTGGGCGTGGTGCGGCGGCACGAGACGCTCTCGAAGTTCCTGAACCATGTGCTGGGGCTGCCCGATGCCGAGGCCGACGCGGAGGCGTGCCGGCTCGAGCATGCAGTGAGCGGCGGGGTGCTCAACCGGCTGGTGCGGTTCGTCGAGTACTTCGAGAGCTGTCCACAGAACGATGTGCGCTGGGATGATGCCGCCGGGTTCTTCTGCAACCGTGCGCCGGGCTCCCACAACGGGACGTGCGGGCGCGACGAGTGCGGGGGCGACATGCAGCTGAGCGATCTCTTGCCCAAGGATGCGGTCGATGCCGCGCGCCCGAAGGAGGCGCAGTGA
- a CDS encoding ferrous iron transport protein A, translated as MPLTMVHEGTRAVLKSIDGGRQLRGRMAALGLLPGAELEVIQNSGQGPFVVAVRGSRIVIGRGMAARILVE; from the coding sequence ATGCCGCTGACGATGGTGCATGAGGGAACGCGCGCGGTGCTGAAGTCGATCGACGGCGGGCGCCAGTTGCGGGGGCGGATGGCGGCGCTGGGCCTGTTGCCCGGGGCGGAACTCGAAGTGATCCAGAATTCGGGCCAGGGTCCGTTCGTGGTGGCGGTGCGGGGAAGCCGCATCGTGATCGGGCGCGGCATGGCGGCGCGCATCCTCGTGGAATAG